The Engystomops pustulosus chromosome 9, aEngPut4.maternal, whole genome shotgun sequence genome includes a window with the following:
- the LOC140077790 gene encoding multidrug and toxin extrusion protein 1-like → MDNGEEEEDTSRQVTIVPGREPSTEQDPDTTGCAQKIRRILPDSIPQEMHKILILAGPAFLSQLMLFMISVVSSIFCGHLGKVELNAVSLAIAVVNITGIAVGAGLAGACDTLMSQIYGGKNLKMVGTVLQRGVLILLLFCFPCWALFVNTEPILLLFRQDPEVSRLTQLYVSIFIPALPASFLHQLQAKYLQNQGIIFPQVLTGFTANLFNALINYIFLYILGLGVMGSAWANTLSQYVQAVLLFLYIVWKKLYVDTWAGWSIACFEDWGSFIRLAIPSMLMEWWVFEIGIILSGILGAEDLGAQTIIYQMMTIVFLVPLGFSIAASVRVGHALGAGDIIQAKKSMVVALLMTETCALVSSILLVSLKNVIGYVFTSDEGIVKLVSYVLPVYAGCHLFDGCMITCGGVLRGTGKQKIGAIFHAVGYYVIGLPVGISLMFVVKIGLIGFWLGILLCALLQVITFLIFIFRIDWEKASQQAQARVKQRVRRTRDLHNKAAIYQGAALTEVTEESTPLTTTDTESDQEPEDPLESKLIEVTPLSRKQLVLRRSLALISSVAVLMIGILIRLCV, encoded by the exons ATGGATAacggggaggaagaggaggacaccaGCCGCCAAGTCACCATAGTCCCCGGCAGAGAACCCAGCACCGAGCAGGACCCAGACACCACGGGATGTGCACAGAAGATCCGGAGAATCCTCCCAGACTCCATCCCCCAGGAGATGCACAAGATCCTCATCCTGGCTGGACCAGCG TTCCTGTCGCAGTTGATGTTATTCATGATCAGTGTGGTGAGCTCCATATTCTGTGGACATCTGGGGAAGGTGGAGCTGAACGCTGTGTCACTGGCAATCGCG GTGGTGAATATAACTGGCATAGCGGTGGGGGCAGGGCTGGCGGGGGCCTGCGACACATTAATGTCACaa ATCTATGGTGGTAAAAACCTGAAGATGGTAGGTACCGTCCTGCAGAGAGGAGtcctcatcctgctcctcttCTGCTTCCCCTGCTGGGCGCTGTTTGTGAATACAGAAccgattctcctcctcttccgccAAGACCCGGAGGTGTCCAG ATTAACTCAGCTTTATGTCTCCATATTCATCCCAGCCCTTCCG GCCTCATTCTTACATCAGCTTCAGGCTAAATACTTACAGAACcag GGAATTATATTTCCTCAAGTCTTAACTGGATTCACTGCAAACCTCTTCAATGCATTAATCAACTACATCTTCCTGTACATCCTGGGCCTGGGGGTGAT GGGCTCGGCCTGGGCCAATACCCTCTCTCAGTACGTCCAGGCGGTCCTGctcttcttatacattgtgtggAAGAAGCTCTACGTGGATACATGGGCAG GATGGTCCATTGCCTGTTTCGAGGACTGGGGATCGTTCATCCGTCTCGCTATTCCCAGCATGCTCATGGAGTGGTGGGTGTTTGAAATCGGAATCATATTGTCAG GAATCCTCGGTGCGGAAGATCTCGGGGCGCAGACGATTATTTACCAGATGATGACTATTGTCTTCTTG GTGCCATTGGGGTTCAGTATTGCTGCCAGCGTCCGGGTGGGTCACGCCCTGGGGGCTGGAGATATCATACAAGCCAAAAAGTCAATGGTTGTCGCCTTATTGATGACAG AAACCTGTGCCCTGGTGTCTTCTATCCTGCTGGTCAGCCTGAAGAATGTGATCGGCTATGTATTCACATCAGATGA GGGTATAGTGAAGCTGGTCAGCTATGTTCTTCCTGTATACGCTGGGTGCCATCTCTTTGATGGATGTATG ATCACATGCGGTGGTGTTCTGCGTGGTACAGGAAAGCAGAAGATTGGCGCCATATTTCATGCTGTTGGCTACTATGTCATTGGTCTACCAGTGGGAATCTCCCTGATGTTTGTGGTTAAAATCGGGCTAATAG GGTTCTGGCTGGGGATCCTCCTCTGCGCTCTGCTGCAGGTCATCACTTTCCTAATCTTCATCTTCCGGATAGACTGGGAGAAGGCGTCGCAGCAG GCACAGGCGAGGGTGAAGCAGAGGGTCCGCAGGACACGGGACTTACACAACAAGGCGGCCATTTACCAGGGAGCCGCCCTCACCG aggtcacagAGGAGTCTACACCATTGACCACCACAGACACAGAAAGTGACCAGGAACCAGAGGACCCCCTAGAGTCCAAACTGATCGAGGTTACCCCCCTCTCCAGGAAGCAGCTTGTCCTGCGCAGGTCCCTGGCTCTCATCTCCTCGGTCGCTGTTCTGATGATTGGGATATTGATAAGACTTTGTGTCTGA